One stretch of Enoplosus armatus isolate fEnoArm2 chromosome 1, fEnoArm2.hap1, whole genome shotgun sequence DNA includes these proteins:
- the kctd3 gene encoding BTB/POZ domain-containing protein KCTD3, which yields MATNGNNLTLPPGMGDIIQLNVGGTRFSTSRQTLMWIPDSFFSSLLSGRISTLRDETGAIFIDRDPTAFAPILNFLRTKELDLRGVNISILRHEAEFYGITPLVRRLLLCEELDRSSCGSVLFHGYLPPPAIPARKSNPAPAASGSSSDERPGPSGAEGFTRVGPPPHPSLSGPPGTDDNHKLGPVVDPRKVLIIAGHHNWIVAAYAHFVICYRIKESSGWQQVFSSPYLDWTIERIALNAKVVGGPHGDKDKMVAAASESSIILWSIQDGGSGNEIGVFSLGVPVDDLFFIGNQLVATSHTGKVGVWNAVTQHWQVQDVVPITSCDTAGSFLLLGCNNGSIYYIDMQKFPLRMKDNDLLVTELYHDPSNDAITALSVYLTPKTSVSGNWIEIAYGTSSGAVRVIVQHPETVGSGPQLFQTFTVHRSPVTKIMLSEKYLVSVCADNNHVRTWTVTRFRGMISTQPGSTPLASFKILSLEETESHGSYCSGNDIGPFGERDDQQVFIQKVIPIINKLFVRLSSTGKRICEVQSVDGTTISCFMVRECEGSSRMGSRPRRYLFTGHGNGSIQMWDLTTAMDTANKGEERKREDVGGPTEEELLQLLDQCDLSTSRCATPNISPAPSVLHHTRLRESCSSLQLQAPEPIPENQATYGAVRPYRESPLLARARRTESFHSYRDFQNFSLSRGLLDSTGQTSTQGLSQTPDARRSLCDFGPEDSERRATAMEFWACRTASSSSPIHIGAMTTAGVSGVKAEGGQESPRQPPDSPIPGGDVRRKVHPQPEEGEGVGSGGDGVKAEGGVKKRGVLEGGFLGRKRAPPVPHLSSLPPGSEGSGSDSSANASPSPTKLASSTSPRHRKLAPELSNQDSSL from the exons ATGGCTACGAATGGTAACAATTTAACGCTACCGCCTGGGATGGGAGATATCATCCAGTTAAACGTCGGTGGGACAAG GTTCAGCACCTCCAGACAGACTCTGATGTGGATCCCAGACTCTTTCTTCTCAAG tttgcTGAGTGGAAGGATATCCACTCTTCGGGATGAAACTGGAGCT ATATTTATTGACAGAGACCCTACAGCTTTTGCACCAATTTTGAATTTCCTCCGAACCAAAGAACTGGACCTGCG GGGTGTCAACATCAGCATCCTGCGACACGAAGCAGAGTTTTACGGGATAACTCCTTTAG taCGGcgcctgctgctgtgtgaggaACTGGACCGCTCATCATGTGGCAGTGTTCTCTTCCATGGTTACTTGCCACCTCCAG CCATCCCTGCCCGTAAGTCGAACCCCGCTCCAGCAGCCTCCGGCTCCTCCTCTGATGAGCGGCCAGGTCCAAGTGGAGCAGAGGGCTTCACCCGTGTTGGtccccctcctcacccttcCCTCTCTGGCCCACCTGGAACAGACGACAACCACAAACTGG gtcctGTGGTTGACCCCAGGAAGGTGCTGATTATAGCGGGACACCACAACTGGATTGTGGCAGCTTATGCACACTTTGTCATCTGCTACAG GATAAAGGAATCTTCTGGATGGCAGCAGGTGTTTTCTTCCCCCTACCTTGACTGGACCATTGAACGCATCGCACTTAACGCCAAGGTGGTGGGTGGACCGCACGGGGACAAGGACAAGATGGTGGCCGCCGCCTCTGAAAGCAGTATCATCCTCTGGAGCATCCAAGATGGAGGCAGTGGCAATGAGATAG GTGTATTCAGTCTCGGTGTACCTGTGGATGATCTCTTTTTCATTGGGAACCAGCTGGTGGCTACAAGTCATACAGGGAAGGTTGGGGTGTGGAATGCCGTCACACAGCACTGGCAG GTTCAAGATGTGGTTCCTATTACCAGCTGTGACACAGCAGGATCCTTCCTACTGCTGGGCTGCAACAATGGCTCCATCTACTACATAG ACATGCAGAAGTTTCCACTGAGGATGAAGGATAATGATCTTCTGGTGACAGAGCTTTATCATGACCCTTCAAATGACGCCATCACTGCGCTGTCTGTCTACCTCACTCCTAAAACCA GTGTGAGTGGGAACTGGATAGAGATAGCCTATGGGACTAGCAGCGGTGCGGTAAGAGTGATCGTGCAACACCCGGAGACAGTGGGATCGGGCCCCCAGCTCTTTCAGACATTCACTGTCCACAGGAGCCCGGTGACGAAGATTATGCTGTCTGAGAAGTATCTGGTATCAG tgtgcgcGGACAACAACCACGTTCGGACGTGGACGGTGACCCGTTTCAGAGGGATGATCTCCACCCAGCCAGGCTCCACCCCTCTAGCTTCCTTCAAAATACTGTCcctggaggagacggagagcCACGGGAGCTACTGCTCTGGGAATGATATAG GTCCATTTGGAGAGAGAGACGATCAGCAGGTATTCATACAGAAGGTTATCCCCATCATCAACAAACTGTTTGTGAGGCTCTCATCGACTGGAAAGAG gaTCTGTGAAGTGCAGTCAGTGGACGGGACCACCATCTCTTGCTTCATGGTACGGGAGTGTGAGGGTTCGAGCCGCATGGGGTCACGACCTCGACGCTACCTATTCACCGGTCACGGAAACGGCAGCATCCAAATGTGGGATCTGACCACTGCGATGGACACCGCTaacaaaggagaggagaggaagagagagg ATGTAGGCGGGCcgacagaggaggagctgctgcagctgttggaCCAGTGCGACCTGAGCACCTCCCGCTGTGCTACACCAAATATTAGCCCCGCCCCCTCTGTGCTGCACCACACACGCCTCAGAGAGTCCTGCTCAAG TCTGCAGTTACAGGCCCCGGAACCCATCCCCGAGAACCAGGCTACTTATGGAGCTGTGCGACCCTACAGAGAGAGCCCCCTGCTGGCCCGCGCTAGACGGACTGAGTCCTTCCACAGCTACCG AGACTTCCAGAACTTCAGTCTGAGTCGAGGTCTCTTGGACAGCACAGGTCAGACGTCCACACAGGGCCTCAGTCAGACCCCTGATGCCCGCCGTTCGCTCTGTGACTTTGGGCCTGAGGACAGCGAGAGGAGAGCCACAGCTATGGAGTTCTGGGCTTGCCGAACAGCTAGTTCAAGCTCGCCCATACATATCGGAGCTATGACAACTGCTGGTGTTTCCGGAGTGAAGGCAGAAGGCGGTCAAGAGTCTCCACGACAACCTCCTGACAGCCCGATTCCTGGAGGTGACGTTAGGCGAAAGGTGCACCCACAaccagaggaaggagagggtgTGGGATCAGGGGGAGATGGGGTGAAGGCGGAGGGAGGTGTGAAGAAGAGGGGAGTACTAGAAGGAGGCTTTCTGGGGAGGAAGAGGGCTCCCCCAGtcccccacctctcctccctcccccctggGTCTGAAGGTTCAGGCAGTGACTCATCTGCCAATGCCTCCCCCTCCCCAACCAAACTGGCTTCCTCCACCTCACCGCGACACAGGAAGCTGGCCCCAGAGCTGTCCAATCAGGACAGCAGCCTGTGA